From Bacillus sp. Marseille-P3661:
TCAAAAATGCAAAAAAATAAGGCCCCTCTAGTGGGAGCCTTATTTTATCTATATTAGCAACAGTCACTTTCGTTTCCTAACATAACTAAACCTACTTCACCGTTAGGACCTGTTTCACGATCCAACGTTAAAACCTCTGTATGCTCAGCAATTTGAGAATCAATAGCCACTTTAATTCCATTAATTGTTTTTACTAAATCATTTTCAACTGGCTCATCCAGAGCCAA
This genomic window contains:
- a CDS encoding adhesin; the encoded protein is MNITNEAKELVEKILSENNADNIRVYFAGMGUGGPNIGLALDEPVENDLVKTINGIKVAIDSQIAEHTEVLTLDRETGPNGEVGLVMLGNESDCC